One Cryptosporidium parvum Iowa II chromosome 1, whole genome shotgun sequence genomic window, GGTTGGGAACCAGAGAAAAACAAATCTCTCCCCCACCTTTGTATAGTTTCTTTGCTTTCTCGAGTGGAGTTTATCTGAGttttttactttcttttAGAAAGCATTTTATTtagtaatatatttattggGTAACCAAATCAATTGAGAGTCTCTGTTTTCAAGAATGACTGATATCTTATCCACGAACAAAAAGTTTGCCTCAGCTGCTGATTACTGTGCAAATAATGTGTCTTCATTTAGCAATGAGGAGCTTTTGGATTTATATGGATTCTATAAACAGGCAACTGTGGGCGATGCACCAGAAAAATCTGgctcatttttttctgcATTTAGCATGAAAGACCAAGCTAAATCAAAGTCTTGGGCTTCAAGAAAAGGAATGAATCCAGAGGATGCCGccaatgaatatattaaacttATAGAGAAGAAAAATCCTCAATGGGAGGAAACTATTGGTAAGAATTCGTGTATGTCACTTTCCAATTCAACTTCTCGTCCTTTATTAGAATCAAACCTGGATGAAGAGAAACTTGAAGTAGAATTGAAAGGTGTATTGGATCAGGTTCTGCTTGATCCAAACTTTTCCGAAAAGAATTGCTCACTTTCTGTTTTTGATGCATTTTGCTCGCAggtaaataaaaatgaggttgaatttttaaagaaaattcttGAAAGATATCCATTTTTGTCTAATTCCCGAAGTTCAGAAGGATCTTATGCTCTTCATCTAGCATGCGACAAAGGTTATAGTGAAATTGCTCTGCTACTTTTAAAGAATGGAGCAAATCCAAATGTTAAAGATAACTTTGGGGACTCCCCTCTTCATGTTTCTGTAATTTCTGAGCAGGAAAGCTGCGTTAAAGTTCTTCTCAAGCATGGAGCTGACCtaaaattaacaaatgATGATGGTTTGACTCCTATCCAACTGTCAGAAAATGATCAACTCAAAAGAATTCTCGAAAGCAGTTAAATCCTCAACTCTGAATGAAAATATAGAGGAAAGACTTGGGATAATTAGAACTTTATGCGTATAGCTCATGCTAAATAGAAAATCAAGGTAGGAATGGAAGCTAGAGGACGTTTGATTCACTTATGGCTTGAAGGTCCTTACTTTGACTACATTAACTCCTCCTATCATAAGTATAATAAATTGTGTTTCTTAAGTTGctatttcttatttttttattccaaCTATTTTTTCCAAATCAACATTATTTCTGTCTGTTCATTTGGAAAATCATCTTTTTGAGCTAGAACTGAATTGCTACCTCACGTATCCTTAACGACCACAGAAAACTATACAACATTCACCGCATCTGCATCCTCCAGTTGGATTCTTCTGAATTGGCCCCTGGTTATGTGAACATGATTGATTATGCTCGCATTTATCTAAAACTTCGGGCTTCTGAGACTGTATTGGCGCAGTGCCCGCCTTTTGTCCGCATGCAGAACATTCAAAGCATGTGTTTCTATTCTGCAAAGCTGGCATTCTATTTACTCTGGGGATACAAATTCTGCATATGTATCTATGAACGACAGGCCTTCTATTTGTACACATAAGCTGTTGAGAACATCCTCTTCTTAGATCAAAGCAACAGCAAGAGCATCTTCTATTATTTGCTGGGTAACTTTCaaagcaaaaaaaattgttattacacatttttaaaaataaaatattaccAGTAATTTTCAACCTTTCtaaaaatatgaattcAATAAAAGAGAGTGCCAATAGGGACAGAGATATGataatttactattttatttttttgtaaaaaaGTCAAAATTGAATGGTATCTCCTTATTCTGGACGTCTGGAACATTTCCatttttaatcttttcaaCCCTCACCATAGGgcattcttttttctttttttcatgattctatttaaatttaatttatgtAAATACATGCATtaatctatttttttttttattaccTGTGCTTATGCAATACAATCgccaaatttttttatgtGGACGTCCACAataatgcatgcatgcatgcatgcatgcaaaaaaggtgcaaaaaaaaatttaggAATAAAATTAGgcaatataaataataaatttgaatttgaatgatAGTAATgagaaaattaaatgagGATTACTTTTTTGGCTTTTTTAGTTgtgatttttttctttttagtAAAAACGTCAAAAGGAGAAGAAAATgagaaattgatgaaaacAAGTAGACGGTTTTTGGTTCAAATATGCAAGAGCTTACAGATAAGTAAAAATCCAGAAGATTTAGTAAACTGTTATAAATCCTCAATATACTTTTGTGAATATCTTTGGGTTATAGCATACATAATAGAGGAAAAGAAATCTTTTAAGACCCAAATGATTTTGCCTAAAGGAGTAATTGACGATAAAAATTGCATGGAGATTAATTTTCAACAATGTATTACAATAgctaattttttaattaatgaaagttCTATTTCCGTGGAATATAATGCAATTAATAGTATGGTTAGTCCAGTCATTGAAGAATgcaattttgaaaataccaatttattattaagcTTAAATGCATTATGGTTGAAAAATTCGAATAAGATTTCAGATCTTACTCAAGGCGTTATAATAGGGAGGGGATACCAAGAACTGGTACAGTTTACTAATCCTTTTCTTGATTTATCAACAATAATTTGTCAAGATGTAAAAATGTATTTATTTACTGAAAAGTATAAAATGAAACTTAAAGCAGTCATGAAGGATCTTATACAATACAAGAACCTATCCTTAACCATTCCAGATCCTGTTTATGTTAGATTACCACTTAAATACGATGAAGAATTAGATTTAAATTGGCTCTACTGCCAAGATCTgccaaaatatttaaataaattggaTGAAGTGTCTGATCAAATTAAGCTAGATTTACGTGGtaaaagtttaataattaacaaggatattattacaaaatGTACActaaagaataataataaagtaatgaagataattaCGTGGAAAATTATCAACTaaattttggatttaaatctagaaaatatataaactttgaattaaatgaatGAACAAAATACTGGACTCTGCTGAATAAAAATCATTTAGTAGCAAAATAAAgcattcaaatattttttcatatACTGGATATATCATGTTCTCTCTTGTTTTCGAATCCAATTACTGTAACTGAGAAagtttcttcattaatagACCTTTTTTCGATGCATGCCTTAAAAGAGTAAGAACAAAAGGAAGAAAATCATGCCTTCTTCTCTCGTTCTCTTTCTTCCATATTTCACGATTATACTTTTCGTTCTGAATTATCGAGAGATTTTCAGATATTTCATGGGTGATCTTagtaatttctttttgaattaaagcGATATCATTTGGAATGGAAGATAATATAGAATCAAGCTCATCagattcaatttcttcttcagaAAGACTTTCCAAATCAGTACTTAAGTCCCCTCCCAAACTTAGAAGCTTTGCAATATGAGCTTGCCTGGAAATTTTGAGATATTTGACTTTTTTTTCGGTAACAGAAATTTTATCTGGAACAACGGCTAATAAACTGAATCTTATTTCACCATGAGATGAATCCTCATTTTGTAGCTCAATCCTTCTTTTAACTTCCTCCATTACTCTTGATACCCAAAGATTTGGTTTATCATATAATGCTgatatttcattatctaATGAGAAATTCTCAGAATCATTAACTTTAGGACTTCCTAAATCTACAACTCCAGTAGTAAGTCCATCAAGCTCATAAACATTTTTTCCAAATGGAATATAacaaatataatgaaatgCATCTCCCTTGGAGTCATTTGAGTCTGGATCAGAAACTTCCAAAGAAGAGATTGGCCTAAAAGAATTGTGTGCGGTTCTCAATACTTCACTATTACCAATTACAAGTCCTTTTGTCATTGGATCAAAGCTACTTGAAaactttttaaattcttcaagaTGGGATCCAATATCAATATCTAATCTATTCAAGATAATTGAAAGTATCGCCTGAGTTGCACATGCATTGTTTATTACCTGGTTTGCATAAAACATTCCTGGAGGAGCCTCAATTGGCTGTGAAAAGTGATTTCCCTTGAACTTTTCTGTAAATTTAAAGAGGAAAATTATTCCATAAATATTCCCATATTCATTAGCTATGAATTCCATCCCACTCTCACTATAGTCATATATTTCAGCAAATTGTATTCCCTTAACTCCATATCTCTCCACTAACTCTGTAAAAACTCCTGGGTCGCTTTCTATTGTACACCAATCCCCTGACATGATTTCAAATATCAAATTAACCAGTTTATTTgcatataaatatatatgtatgtatatatatttatatttatattaacttGCCTTCTTCTCAATGGTggcaaatattattttttctttctttctcGCCAAATTCCTCACTTATGGGGGAATTTTAACTATTTCCATTTGGCGCCACATTTCGAAATTGCATGCAGAAAAAAGGATAAAATTACTCCATACCACTATCTGAGGATGAGTAATATTCCATTTCTTCATCCATATCAAATTCACTAGCATAATCATCCTCAGAACCATTTGAATCCTTAATTCTTTTTGCATCTGGTGAAACATGACCgccaaatatatttattacagGATTAACAGGACTGATTGAATTATCTGTACGGGTATCATCTATATTGCAAATAGTATTATCTTTGTTATAGTTTTCTTTGTCAACTTCCATTGGCTTTTCCCCATTAGACTCTTTGGTTTGCTCATCTTCCTGGTCTTGAAGTTCGATTCTACAGGCCATTACAAATGAAACTGGTTGAAAATCAGAAGGTAACTCTAAGGGATGAGGTTTCTCGCCTTCCATATCAACAGCCATCTTGTTTGTTTCATTTGAACATTCATTTAGAGTTAGTGATAAGATTTCATCGGGtatttcagaaaaagaGTGATAATGCCCCCATGTATTGAGATCATCTTCTAAACCTGTAGTTTGTGGAACCATATCAAGAGGCTGACCATTGGAATCATGGCACCGGTTGCATTGTATCATATCATGAGTATCTGAAATGGTATCTTCTTTTAGAGTAAATAAATCTCGAACAAGATCAGCTGAAATTGAATCTTTAAGTTCATTATTGCCTCCGGAAGTTACAAGCATAGCACTCAGGCCGTCTTTACAAAGTTGTCTTTGGTATATCTTTTCCTCAATTGTTCCTGTAGAAAATAGTCTATAAATGTAGCAGTTCTTTTTCTGGCCATCTCTCCAAACCCTTGCTAATGCTTGTTTGTCATTTGCAGGGTTCCAGTCTGGGTCAAACATGACAAGCCGATTTGCTCCAATTAAGTTGATCCCACATCCTCCTGCTTTGgaagaaagtaaaaatgCAAAGCTATTGGAATTCGGATCGTTGAATGTTTTAACTAAGTTATGCCTTCTTGTAATACTTGTCGAGCCATCCAATCTTACGCATGGTACTTGGAGATCTCTGCAAAGACACTCGAATACATCCAATGTCTGGGTATAGTTACTTACTAGTACAACTCTGTCTTTTGTATTACTTCTAATATGAAAAAGTAATCTGGAAAGAAGATATAACTTTCCACTTAAATTTGGTTTAGAGCTGAATCCTGTTCTGTTGCTATTCCTTATAGAGCTTCCAATTGTAACTCTTTTCTTATATTCTCCACCAGATTCGCCTGAAACACTTCTCCCATGAATCATTTCCAAGTACTTTTCAGATCCCTCAAAGCCCTTTCCATATCCTCCCGAAGTCTTTGGTCTAATCAAAGTAGGATGATTACAAAGCTTCATTAGCGATTGGATTGAAGAAAGAACCTGTCCTGTCAAGCCAGTAGGATTTCCCGTAGAATCAGAGTCTAATAACTTTTTGCATGCCGAAGAACGTAGAAATCTTCTGTAGAGATAATTTTGTATTGGAGTCAAgttacaaaaaatatttagaattatttttggtGGTAACACTTTTGCCAACAATGTATTTGCACGCCTTAATATAAAATGATTTGTAATATTCGAAAGCTCTTGTAATCTCTGAGTGGCAAGCTCCTGTTGATATTCCGAGGCATCTGGCTCTCTTCCTTCCAATATTGGATTGGCAtaaatctttttaaattgaGAAACATCCCCTAATACTTGAGGATTAGCCAACGAAACCAATGAGTAAAATTCGACCAAATCATTTTGAATAGGAGTACCACTCAATAAAAGCCTTTTCTTTGCTGGGAGATTATTGATTGCCATTGCTGTCTTAGTTTTGTCATTTTTTAGCCTGTGAGCTTCATCACATATTACTAAGTCTATCGGAACTCCATCAAGTTGCTCTACATGCATCCTAAAAGTTTCATATGATGCAATCAAAATTCTTGACATCGTGTCATATTTGAATCCTGCAAACGCGGAAACTACCTTTTCTCTGTCTCTTTCTGCAACAGGGGTACACTTACATTTACCTTGGAGCCACTTTTCTATTTCAGAGGCCCAATTTTTGACCAAAGATGCTGGGCAAACTACCACAGCTTTCCTAACAGATGGCTTGCCATCAAACCcttgatttaataaagtcCAAAGGATTGTAATTGATTGCAATGTCTTCCCCAATCCCATATCGTCAGCTAAAATACAACCATTTCCATCAAAATCTCTTAAGCCCATTAAacattcaaaaataaacGTTACTCCTTGCCTTTGATGTTCTCTCAACCACTTGGTTAACATTGAATCAACTTCAATAACTCTTTTTTCCCCATCTTCTGAGGAAATCCAAAGTATTAAAGGGTTTACATTAACCTGAGGTTCAGGCTCCCCCTTAGGAGAGCTATCATCAGCCTTTGGAGGAAGTTTAAATCCTGGTTGTTTTATGCTGTTGCAGTATGTTGAATCTCTCGGTATTCTCACTCCAAGAGTCATCTTTCTACTTTCTAAGCTTACTCCCGGAACGTGGCCTGACATAGGGGATCTGAAAGACTGGAACATGACAGGCTTGCCGGATTCTACTGACAACATTGACATTATCGGGCTTCTAATTAGCGCGATTTCTGTTTGTCTTACTGCATTCTTTCCAGTATCATCCAATCCACCCTCTGACTTGTTGGTATTTATCCTTATCATCTTCTACCAATATCCACCATGTGGAATCCGATTaactaataatatatttattctgTACTTAAGCCTTTAAGTATTACATGTGCTTTCCCGGTTACAAAAAGAAATGGGGAGTTAGTGAGGGAATGCACATTCGGAGTTTTAAcctaaaaatatttcttttcaaaaaaaatttcgGCCTGTGTATCTTCTCTAATTCTAGCCTTTTCTATGTGGACAAAAACTATTCTAATATGCATGCTGATTTCTACATGCAAAATTTCACACGTAATACTTTTATTGCCaatattgcatgcaattgCCGGTATAGGAGGGcttttacaaaaaaaagtgaaaaaaaattaattaatcaattaaatttgaaaaaatatcgCAATAGattattcttaaaattatatagTTGAGCAGTACTAGGAATTGAGTTACCTTTCAATTTTTGTAATggaatttttttgaattattattcatatgttatttatttatcGCAAGCCAATATTGGCGCCAGATATAGAAATGGtatcttttttatatagaaaaatataGAAAGTAAATGATTAATTAGAAAGGAAAAACAGAATCAAAGGACTGATTTTTATCTTCATATACTGAGCCGCCGTTATCATTTCTGTTTACATTGTTCAAAGAAATTTACTActtcaaattatttctgaaaTGACAAATTTGTAGTTGGCGCCTATTAGTGGTGATTTTTGACCATGCTATAATAATTAGATATTATGTAAAGAGAACAATTTATAAGTTACTTTGGAATGAAGGGTGAAGTTTCACTTATTGAGAAGAAACATATAACCGGTGGAAATGATGAATATGTAAGTGCAGTAGAAGTTAAAAAAACTGCTCAACAACAGTCAGAAGCAGCCAAAGATATTATGTCATGctcaaatttgaatatatacTATCCAATTCAAACTACCCAAAGAAAATCAAACGAAATAGATAGTGAAGGTTTCTGCTTTGAGAAGAATCAATATCCATCTTCCACTCGAGTTTTGAGCGAATTAGATGACTGCACTGAAGAGTCTTTTGAAAGTCTTTCTGGAGTTGGAAAAACATGCAATAAAACTATTTCCAGAAAAGAATCCCTTGAGTGTATCGAGTGGTCTGGAGAGGAGAGAGTTTTTTCCCCCGAAACAAAATTTCCTCTATCCAAAATTGAGTTCTACTCGAACTGgaaaaatatcattaatcACCAAGATGCTCCCAGAACTCCCCAATTTAGGGCAACTTATATACTCCCTACATCACCCCATTTTTCTGACTCTGATGAATTTTATTCAGATTCATCAAGCAATAGTTCTGAATCTCTTTTATATATTCAGAAAGAAACTCCTATTatgagaaaaaataataatgccTTCAAAACTAATTCTAGACGAGTTAATGGTATTTCCTGGAATCAATATGAAGGTGCCAATGAAGTAAATTACAATTGTATTTCTCCATCCCTTCCAATTCCTAGCAGTATACAAGGAAGGAATAGATTAGACATATTACTTTCTCAATGGGTAAGCTATTTCTCTGGTAGACAATCaattgatattaatgatattgattATGCAACCCAATACTTTACTGGATTGGATGGGGCTACTTTGGCTGCAGTTACAAGCTCACTAATTTATATAGGTCACTGTGCTAGATATACccaaattagaaaatataatcaagaataatttaaatttcaatattctgTTCCAAATGAATACAAAGcagatattatttaaatattattactatgGATATACCATCATACCGACAGGTATACTCACCTTATTATTATAGAAAGATTGTGCATACTTTTGACCAGGCGCCATCTTGACTAATAtgttctttttcttttctgatAGGTGAGTTAACGGTGGTAACACATTATTTATAACTGTTTTTGCGTGTctactttttttctctgGTACTAAAACTGTACGGTTGTATTCTTTAAGTGTTTTGTCTAAATCAACTTTCCTGGAAGCTAACTTCTGAAGTTCCTGTACTGGTCTTATTGGTTTGTATTGCCAGTTCTCGAACTCTAATTTCACACTTGAAATTAATCTTTCACCTTCAAAGTTACCAAAAAATGCCTTTGAGCGCTTAATCACCTCATTTGTTAAGAATCTTGCTTCTAATGAATTTCCTACCACAGGTTTTGGTAATTTAATACCTTTTTCAGAATTGGCGCCATCTTCTGCATGCGCTTTTCTACTTGAGTCCTTTAAATAGCATGCTAGTCTGGTTTGAACTCTATTTGCCATAATTGATGTAGCAAGAGgctttaaaaatgaatttaacaATGGTATATGCTGAGCTAAAGAGTTTAATGTGTATTTccattcaaatatttcgTAGTCAAACATTTGACTTTTTGCAGCAATATGTGTGAATAACGATGAATCATCAAATACAAAAGCCATATGTAAATAATACTGAGCAAATTCAGGGTTACATCTCCATGCTGGACTTCCTCCCATAGATTCTAGAACACTTCCAAAAGAAATAGTAATTCTGGACATTATTTCAACAAGTCTCATTCCCGGTAACTTGTTTCTTCGTATTCTATTGATTAATCTTCTTGCATCTCCTGGATCTTTTGAGTTTAGCTCTTCATCTGTTTCAGTAATCATTGGATACTCATCAAAAAGAAGTTTCATTAATGCCATATAAAACAATGGACATCTTAATGAAGTATATATTCTACCATCTGTTTCTTCTAGAAAACGTTTATATGTTACTGGAAAGTGTTTAACAAGATGTCTAATGACCCTTGCTAATTCTCCAAGCCATCCACATATAATCTCCAATTGAGAAAGCCATTCTTTGTCTTCTATTCTACGCCTAATCACGTCAATTATACACTTTTCAGTTATTAAGTCCTCAGGAGAAGTATTAAATGGAAATTGAAATACAGTTGCTTTTGTAATTGGTTCTTTATAACCAATAATATCTAAATATTCCTTTGGAGGAACTAATGGAtcattttcagaaaaatgGTTTTCATCATCGCTCTTTGATTTAGGATCTTTGAAACTAGATTTATTGAAACCTTTGTAATCTAAAGGAAGTAATGTAAAACCTTTCTTTTCAGTGCTAATAACTTTAAAACTTAGATTCAATGATCCTTGTCTTTTCCCCTCCTGGTATGAATATATGTCATGATCTAACTCATGTAAGCTCTCTAATATAGTTCCTGAACATAATATTGATTGAAAAAGTCCTTCCATAAGGCTTAAAGCAAATGATAATATACTTCTTTGGCAATGATCAGTTTCGCCAAATTTTCCAAAACTTCCCAGTGATGAATGAAACTCTCTAAATTCGCATTTAGCTAACATTCGATGAGGATCAGGTAAATACTCCACTCTGCTCTCATTCCTGCTTTTTGGGTGCGAAGAGCTCTCacttgatttatttttcctACTTTTACTCATTTCTGATCACCCAAGTTTCGTTACTTGTTAAGATCATGACACACTTTATCAAACTTATCAAAAACGCTcctatttttattttctttctcttctctttttttttctccttTTCCAAATTCCATAAAAAAATACATGCAATTTAGACATCAAATAAATGCATTAGGCGGGCTCGTCGATACCAGGGTGAGTGTGTGTGTGAATagcaaataaataaaaaaatttgacGAGTAAATTTTGAGGtaaaatgattatttattaaaacaagGCTTTGGtggaaaaggaaaaaaaattattatccaGAATTATAGATGAAGACCTGCTTTGTATtctcaatattttaaatttacaTCTTTGGGTATTATggtaaatattcaaaagtgattttaattttattttagcTGATTTcgaatatttattactcgaattattattaaattataattactCGAACTGAGAATATTACAGTTTTCAAGTttgtattttcaatttttggGTCGAGATCTAATCTTAAATATAGCTGGAATTGAAGTAATTAAATACGTATATAACAATTTGAACGTAATATCATTACTTAATCGAGATTTAGTCAAAATTTATATCAAGGAATTGGCTATATTTTCAAGGGATATCTTTAGCTGAAAAGGCTTTATCttactattaaaaaaaatcctTATGGTTCTTGATTGGTCCTTATGTTCATCTTCAAGGAGTGGTAATGACTCCAAGAAAATTCGCTCAAAAGTTAATAACTTATCAAATAACAAAGAATTCAGTAATTCTTTAAACAAAAGAGAGACTTCCAGCCGCTTTAACAGTTCTTCTAGTCTTACACAATCAACACGAACAGAAAGCAAGCAAAAGCCTTCtcttttaaagaaaagtaCCTCTAATAATGAGGCTTCAAGAAATTTATCAGATGTTAACTTAAAGCAGAATTCTAGAGAAAAGCCTGGAGATATTAGttctttatcaaataaaagtaaaaGTCCAGAACCTGAAGAAAAGTATTGTGCTTCTTGTAAgaaaaagattttgaacaaggaaattgatgaaaacTCCGTAGAGTATCACAGAAATATCTTTTCATTGCGTCAAAATGTGACATTGGATGACTTCCACACCATTTCTGTAATTGGCCAAGGAGGCTATTCAATAGTAAGACTGGTATTTGATATTCATACTGGGAATGTTTATGCATTAAAACAGGCAAAGAAATgtcaaataatgaataatcAAAGCCAACACGATAACCTTGAGAATTTGGTAAAGAtagatattaattcttctaaGAAACAAGttgaagaaaaacaaaCTTTGAACACTGGAATAATGCTGAATACTGAGATTTCATTAATGTATAATTCAGATAGCCCATGGattaataaactttattattattgggAAGACAACCATTTCTATTATATGTTGATGGAATATATGCCAGGAGGAGATTTAATGCGGCATTTGATTGATCTTCATACTTTTGATGAAGAAACAGcaaaattttatattgCTGAATTGCTTCTGGCCTtagattatttaaataatattcaaggTCATATTCATAGAGATATAAAACCAGATAATATACTGTTAGACGTAGATGGccatataaaattaatagacTTTGGACTATCAAAGCAAATAATCCAAAGCAAACAAAGACCTTTTGTTTCGAATGCTTCAGTAAATTCAtcttttcaaaagaatGTAACTGCTAGAATTGATCCACATGAAGTACTTATTCATGATCAAAACTTTCATGCTGGCACCCCAGATTATATGGCTCCTGAAATTCATAGAGGAGAACCTTACTCCCTTTGTGTAGATTTATGGAGTGTAGggat contains:
- a CDS encoding hypothetical protein (similar to proteasome 26S subunit, non-ATPase, 10-related) is translated as MTDILSTNKKFASAADYCANNVSSFSNEELLDLYGFYKQATVGDAPEKSGSFFSAFSMKDQAKSKSWASRKGMNPEDAANEYIKLIEKKNPQWEETIGKNSCMSLSNSTSRPLLESNLDEEKLEVELKGVLDQVLLDPNFSEKNCSLSVFDAFCSQVNKNEVEFLKKILERYPFLSNSRSSEGSYALHLACDKGYSEIALLLLKNGANPNVKDNFGDSPLHVSVISEQESCVKVLLKHGADLKLTNDDGLTPIQLSENDQLKRILESS
- a CDS encoding ubiquitin C-terminal hydrolase, which produces YKYKYIYIHIYLYANKLVNLIFEIMSGDWCTIESDPGVFTELVERYGVKGIQFAEIYDYSESGMEFIANEYGNIYGIIFLFKFTEKFKGNHFSQPIEAPPGMFYANQVINNACATQAILSIILNRLDIDIGSHLEEFKKFSSSFDPMTKGLVIGNSEVLRTAHNSFRPISSLEVSDPDSNDSKGDAFHYICYIPFGKNVYELDGLTTGVVDLGSPKVNDSENFSLDNEISALYDKPNLWVSRVMEEVKRRIELQNEDSSHGEIRFSLLAVVPDKISVTEKKVKYLKISRQAHIAKLLSLGGDLSTDLESLSEEEIESDELDSILSSIPNDIALIQKEITKITHEISENLSIIQNEKYNREIWKKENERRRHDFLPFVLTLLRHASKKGLLMKKLSQLQ
- a CDS encoding RAD54 like SWI/SNF2 ATpase; amino-acid sequence: MIRINTNKSEGGLDDTGKNAVRQTEIALIRSPIMSMLSVESGKPVMFQSFRSPMSGHVPGVSLESRKMTLGVRIPRDSTYCNSIKQPGFKLPPKADDSSPKGEPEPQVNVNPLILWISSEDGEKRVIEVDSMLTKWLREHQRQGVTFIFECLMGLRDFDGNGCILADDMGLGKTLQSITILWTLLNQGFDGKPSVRKAVVVCPASLVKNWASEIEKWLQGKCKCTPVAERDREKVVSAFAGFKYDTMSRILIASYETFRMHVEQLDGVPIDLVICDEAHRLKNDKTKTAMAINNLPAKKRLLLSGTPIQNDLVEFYSLVSLANPQVLGDVSQFKKIYANPILEGREPDASEYQQELATQRLQELSNITNHFILRRANTLLAKVLPPKIILNIFCNLTPIQNYLYRRFLRSSACKKLLDSDSTGNPTGLTGQVLSSIQSLMKLCNHPTLIRPKTSGGYGKGFEGSEKYLEMIHGRSVSGESGGEYKKRVTIGSSIRNSNRTGFSSKPNLSGKLYLLSRLLFHIRSNTKDRVVLVSNYTQTLDVFECLCRDLQVPCVRLDGSTSITRRHNLVKTFNDPNSNSFAFLLSSKAGGCGINLIGANRLVMFDPDWNPANDKQALARVWRDGQKKNCYIYRLFSTGTIEEKIYQRQLCKDGLSAMLVTSGGNNELKDSISADLVRDLFTLKEDTISDTHDMIQCNRCHDSNGQPLDMVPQTTGLEDDLNTWGHYHSFSEIPDEILSLTLNECSNETNKMAVDMEGEKPHPLELPSDFQPVSFVMACRIELQDQEDEQTKESNGEKPMEVDKENYNKDNTICNIDDTRTDNSISPVNPVINIFGGHVSPDAKRIKDSNGSEDDYASEFDMDEEMEYYSSSDSGME
- a CDS encoding hypothetical protein (plasmodium PF07_0096 ortholog; transcripts identified by EST); protein product: MSKSRKNKSSESSSHPKSRNESRVEYLPDPHRMLAKCEFREFHSSLGSFGKFGETDHCQRSILSFALSLMEGLFQSILCSGTILESLHELDHDIYSYQEGKRQGSLNLSFKVISTEKKGFTLLPLDYKGFNKSSFKDPKSKSDDENHFSENDPLVPPKEYLDIIGYKEPITKATVFQFPFNTSPEDLITEKCIIDVIRRRIEDKEWLSQLEIICGWLGELARVIRHLVKHFPVTYKRFLEETDGRIYTSLRCPLFYMALMKLLFDEYPMITETDEELNSKDPGDARRLINRIRRNKLPGMRLVEIMSRITISFGSVLESMGGSPAWRCNPEFAQYYLHMAFVFDDSSLFTHIAAKSQMFDYEIFEWKYTLNSLAQHIPLLNSFLKPLATSIMANRVQTRLACYLKDSSRKAHAEDGANSEKGIKLPKPVVGNSLEARFLTNEVIKRSKAFFGNFEGERLISSVKLEFENWQYKPIRPVQELQKLASRKVDLDKTLKEYNRTVLVPEKKSRHAKTVINNVLPPLTHLSEKKKNILVKMAPGQKYAQSFYNNKVSIPVGMMVYP
- a CDS encoding S/T protein kinase, which codes for MVLDWSLCSSSRSGNDSKKIRSKVNNLSNNKEFSNSLNKRETSSRFNSSSSLTQSTRTESKQKPSLLKKSTSNNEASRNLSDVNLKQNSREKPGDISSLSNKSKSPEPEEKYCASCKKKILNKEIDENSVEYHRNIFSLRQNVTLDDFHTISVIGQGGYSIVRLVFDIHTGNVYALKQAKKCQIMNNQSQHDNLENLVKIDINSSKKQVEEKQTLNTGIMLNTEISLMYNSDSPWINKLYYYWEDNHFYYMLMEYMPGGDLMRHLIDLHTFDEETAKFYIAELLLALDYLNNIQGHIHRDIKPDNILLDVDGHIKLIDFGLSKQIIQSKQRPFVSNASVNSSFQKNVTARIDPHEVLIHDQNFHAGTPDYMAPEIHRGEPYSLCVDLWSVGIILFEMLFGGPPLSDPGQNSLITRNKVMNWDKHFYLPSEHHKYSPEAMDLICSLVCEPSQRIKSAKEALKHPFFKGMDFTKIRHQKPPIVPKVKHKLDHSNFDKFPDDLLVSFYNSAKASTSVPISNLSEELNFNSCNTNKIQGESFVSEFFPSSMVPGTSHKLGNSQSVIEHCSIPTVGNSKIPICTPKRSYLPLITHISSPLSNPSTASSWKQINNSPIFQTPRKPSPASNNISSQSISLNSRILPQSHSFSQIIGKTNSNFSNPIGTSSCIPQPFSNLTPIDKISSNLPKSTIQTSNSNILNRNSGTPNNHKFLTFKERKSSENVYSRQSQKPNTHLFPQRSTSTSITRNNQEIVNILRKKNII